One window of the Ignavibacteria bacterium genome contains the following:
- a CDS encoding aspartate carbamoyltransferase catalytic subunit encodes MTETPTPKLHINHLLGMENVSREDITLMLDTGMSFREVLERPIKKVPTLNGKTIVNLFFESSTRTRIAFELAERRLSADVVNFAASGSSVSKGETFKDTVKNIEAMKIDMIVVRHESPGVPLFLTRISDATIINAGDGAHEHPTQALLDMMTLREKFGTLDGLRVGIVGDISHSRVALSNIYGLKTMGAKVSLCGPKTMMPKFIEQLGVEVFHNIDDVIPNVDALNVLRIQRERLHAVLFPSNEEYNKYFGVTKKRLEKARKPITILHPGPINRDVEISADVADSEHSFILHQVLNGVAVRMGILFLLGTKGKAN; translated from the coding sequence ATGACAGAAACACCAACACCAAAACTTCATATCAATCATTTACTCGGAATGGAAAATGTTTCGCGGGAAGATATTACGCTGATGCTCGATACGGGAATGTCGTTTCGCGAAGTGCTGGAACGTCCGATAAAAAAAGTGCCGACGCTCAACGGCAAAACGATTGTCAATTTATTTTTTGAATCGTCCACACGCACGCGCATTGCATTTGAACTTGCCGAGCGGCGACTTTCTGCTGACGTAGTGAATTTTGCTGCGTCGGGAAGCAGCGTGAGTAAAGGCGAAACGTTCAAAGACACGGTGAAAAATATCGAAGCGATGAAAATTGATATGATTGTTGTGCGCCACGAATCGCCGGGAGTTCCGTTGTTTCTCACGCGCATTTCAGACGCAACAATTATCAATGCGGGAGACGGAGCGCACGAACATCCCACGCAGGCATTGCTCGATATGATGACGCTGCGGGAAAAATTCGGAACGCTCGATGGTTTGCGCGTGGGCATTGTCGGCGATATTTCTCATAGCCGCGTTGCGCTTTCCAATATTTACGGACTGAAAACAATGGGTGCAAAAGTTTCTTTGTGCGGACCTAAAACCATGATGCCGAAATTCATCGAGCAACTTGGCGTGGAAGTGTTTCACAACATTGACGACGTGATTCCGAATGTTGATGCTTTGAACGTGCTGCGTATTCAACGCGAACGATTGCACGCGGTGTTGTTTCCATCGAATGAAGAATACAATAAATATTTTGGCGTAACAAAAAAGCGTTTGGAAAAAGCGCGAAAGCCGATTACGATTTTACATCCCGGTCCAATCAATCGCGACGTAGAAATTTCTGCTGACGTTGCGGATAGTGAACATTCGTTTATTCTCCATCAGGTGTTGAACGGCGTTGCGGT